The Shewanella mangrovisoli genome has a window encoding:
- a CDS encoding DMT family protein, with amino-acid sequence MNPTLTTIGLLCLSNIFMTFAWYGHLKSLGSKPWIIAALVSWGIALFEYLLQVPANRIGYTVMNVGQLKILQEVITLSLFVPFAYFYMKEPLKLDYLWAGLCILGAVYFIFRSEFN; translated from the coding sequence ATGAACCCCACCCTAACGACTATTGGTTTACTCTGTCTTAGCAATATTTTTATGACCTTTGCATGGTACGGCCATTTAAAATCCCTAGGCTCAAAGCCTTGGATTATTGCCGCCTTAGTCAGTTGGGGCATCGCCCTATTTGAATACCTACTGCAAGTGCCCGCTAACCGCATCGGCTACACAGTGATGAATGTCGGCCAATTAAAAATCCTGCAGGAAGTCATCACCTTAAGCTTGTTTGTGCCCTTCGCCTATTTCTATATGAAGGAACCACTCAAACTCGACTATCTCTGGGCGGGCCTGTGTATCCTCGGTGCGGTGTATTTTATTTTTAGAAGCGAATTTAACTAA
- a CDS encoding cation:proton antiporter, whose protein sequence is MTSYQILCILCALALVTSVASSRLHKLQETVAITALALGMSLLLLLGGKALGGHVYGYFVAGLEKLDFQALLLNGMLGFLLFAGALQIRLKILRHQKWEILILAFVSTLLSTFIVGGLLYYIAPMLGLPLALSHCLLFGALISPTDPIAVLAILKKMGAPEDIAIQVEGESLFNDGIGLVIFVAISHLAFSTEPLTFSQISLLFVQEALGGVVYGAVLGVLLHHFFRYCEEETQLMLVTLLIPTAGYVIAEVLGVSGPLAMVSAGMIIGNYSVPKYFVRHERVKLYTFWSLIESFFNALLFLLLGLLLLLVTFKAPLWWFMLVAIPLVLTARAVSVFLPYIGFRLVKSYNPYAESILIWGGLRGGLALAMAMSLPEGVIVDSQSGVELRELLLVMTYAVVVFSILVQGSSMTGLIRRSNAVATDTNSQIAPERT, encoded by the coding sequence ATGACTAGTTATCAAATTCTCTGTATTCTCTGTGCGTTAGCCTTAGTCACGTCTGTGGCATCCTCGCGTTTACATAAGCTGCAAGAAACCGTCGCCATTACCGCATTGGCGTTGGGCATGAGCCTGTTGCTTTTACTGGGGGGTAAAGCGCTTGGCGGCCATGTTTATGGTTACTTTGTGGCGGGGTTGGAGAAGCTCGACTTTCAGGCGCTATTGCTCAATGGCATGTTAGGATTTCTCTTATTTGCCGGGGCATTGCAGATCCGCTTAAAAATCTTAAGGCATCAGAAATGGGAAATTCTCATCCTTGCCTTTGTCAGTACCTTACTCTCGACTTTTATCGTCGGTGGTTTGCTTTATTACATCGCTCCCATGCTGGGATTACCCTTGGCCTTAAGCCATTGTTTGCTCTTTGGTGCCTTGATTTCCCCCACAGATCCGATTGCCGTGTTAGCCATTCTGAAGAAGATGGGCGCGCCCGAAGATATTGCGATTCAGGTAGAAGGGGAGTCGCTCTTTAACGATGGCATAGGACTGGTGATTTTTGTGGCCATCTCCCATCTGGCTTTTTCAACTGAGCCGCTGACCTTTTCGCAAATCTCGCTATTGTTTGTCCAAGAGGCGCTCGGTGGCGTCGTTTATGGCGCCGTGCTCGGCGTATTATTGCACCATTTCTTTCGTTACTGTGAGGAAGAAACCCAGTTGATGCTGGTCACTTTGCTGATCCCGACGGCGGGTTATGTCATAGCCGAAGTGTTAGGGGTATCGGGGCCGCTGGCGATGGTCAGTGCGGGGATGATTATCGGTAACTACAGCGTGCCTAAGTATTTTGTGCGCCATGAGCGCGTGAAACTCTACACTTTTTGGTCGCTGATTGAATCCTTCTTTAATGCGTTGTTGTTTCTCCTGCTCGGATTATTACTCCTGCTCGTCACCTTTAAGGCGCCATTATGGTGGTTTATGTTAGTGGCTATTCCACTGGTTTTAACGGCGCGGGCGGTGAGTGTATTTTTGCCCTATATCGGATTTAGGTTGGTGAAGTCTTACAATCCCTATGCCGAGTCGATACTCATTTGGGGCGGGCTCAGGGGGGGGCTGGCCTTGGCCATGGCGATGAGTTTACCAGAAGGCGTTATTGTCGATTCACAAAGCGGTGTCGAGCTGCGTGAGCTACTGCTCGTGATGACCTATGCCGTGGTGGTGTTTTCAATCCTAGTGCAGGGCTCGAGTATGACGGGGTTAATTCGCCGCAGTAATGCGGTGGCAACAGATACCAATAGCCAGATTGCGCCTGAGCGGACTTAG
- a CDS encoding RDD family protein, with protein sequence MLNAEHANFPRAGFFRRLGAMIYDLLLAVAVYMFAGAIGFGIFFGLTASGLISMNGFEHVSDALNGTPIYHGIYQLWLVLCVGTFYALFWSKGGQTLGMRAWRLKIQHPNGQNLSLITAYARIVWSLLGIGNLWVLINDDKLALQDMMTRSEVVVLSKEANQMRNWHGA encoded by the coding sequence ATGTTAAATGCTGAACATGCTAACTTTCCCCGTGCAGGATTCTTCCGCCGCTTAGGGGCAATGATCTATGACCTGCTGCTCGCGGTAGCCGTGTATATGTTTGCTGGCGCCATCGGCTTTGGTATTTTCTTCGGACTCACGGCCTCGGGCCTGATTAGCATGAATGGCTTTGAACATGTGTCCGACGCCCTCAATGGCACGCCGATTTACCATGGGATTTATCAACTCTGGTTAGTGCTCTGCGTAGGCACTTTTTATGCGCTTTTTTGGAGTAAGGGCGGTCAAACCCTCGGGATGCGCGCCTGGCGCCTTAAGATCCAACATCCTAATGGCCAAAACTTAAGCCTTATCACCGCCTATGCGCGCATCGTCTGGTCATTACTCGGGATTGGTAATCTGTGGGTGCTGATCAACGACGATAAACTCGCACTACAGGATATGATGACCCGCTCTGAAGTGGTTGTTCTTTCTAAGGAAGCCAACCAAATGCGCAATTGGCATGGTGCATAA
- the pepA gene encoding leucyl aminopeptidase encodes MEFSVKSGSPEKQRSACIVVGVYEPRRLSGIAEQLDKISEGYISNLLRRGDLEGKPGQMLLLHHVPNVLSERVLLVGCGKERELDERQYKQIITKTINTLNETGSMEAVCFLTELHVKGRDTYWKVRQAVETTNSSLYSFDALKTRKGETRRPLRKLVFNVPTRRELTLGERAIEHGMAVSAGMHLCRDVANMPPNICNPAYLASQARQLAEVHENLHVTTVGEEQMAKLGMNSYLAVGRASANESIMTVMEYKGAVDSTEKPIILIGKGLTFDSGGISLKPGEAMDEMKYDMGGAAGVIGTMKAICDMKLPINVVGILAGCENMPSGNAYRPGDILTTMSGQTVEVLNTDAEGRLVLCDVLTYVERFDPELVIDTATLTGACVIALGKHASGLFSSHNPLAHELLNAGEQSGDRAWRMPLWDEYQDMLDSPFADMTNLGGRPAGAITAACFLSRFAKKYNWAHLDVAGTAWNSGANKGSTGRPVPILTQFLINRAGVELGE; translated from the coding sequence ATGGAGTTTAGCGTAAAGAGCGGTAGCCCCGAAAAACAACGCTCAGCCTGCATCGTTGTCGGTGTTTATGAACCCCGCCGTCTATCCGGCATCGCCGAGCAATTAGACAAGATTAGCGAAGGTTATATCAGTAATCTACTGCGTCGCGGCGATTTAGAAGGTAAGCCTGGCCAAATGTTATTACTGCACCACGTTCCTAACGTATTGAGTGAACGAGTGCTGTTAGTCGGTTGCGGCAAAGAACGAGAACTAGACGAACGCCAGTACAAGCAGATCATCACTAAAACCATCAACACCTTAAATGAAACAGGTTCAATGGAGGCCGTGTGCTTCTTGACCGAGTTACACGTGAAAGGTCGCGATACCTATTGGAAAGTTCGCCAAGCGGTCGAAACGACCAATAGCAGTTTATATAGCTTCGATGCGCTGAAAACCCGTAAAGGTGAGACCCGTCGTCCGCTGCGCAAGTTAGTGTTTAATGTCCCAACTCGCCGCGAACTGACCTTAGGTGAGCGTGCGATTGAGCACGGCATGGCCGTATCTGCCGGTATGCATTTATGCCGCGATGTGGCTAACATGCCGCCAAATATCTGTAATCCAGCCTATTTAGCCTCTCAGGCTCGCCAATTGGCCGAAGTTCACGAAAACCTGCATGTCACGACTGTGGGCGAAGAGCAAATGGCGAAACTCGGCATGAACTCTTACCTTGCCGTTGGCCGCGCAAGTGCCAATGAATCCATCATGACAGTGATGGAATACAAGGGTGCCGTTGACAGCACTGAAAAGCCTATCATATTGATTGGTAAAGGCTTAACCTTTGACTCAGGCGGTATTTCATTAAAGCCGGGCGAAGCCATGGATGAAATGAAATATGACATGGGCGGCGCAGCTGGTGTTATCGGCACCATGAAAGCCATCTGTGATATGAAGCTGCCCATCAACGTCGTCGGTATTCTCGCGGGCTGCGAAAACATGCCATCGGGCAATGCTTACCGCCCAGGTGACATTTTAACCACAATGTCGGGTCAGACCGTTGAAGTCCTCAACACCGACGCCGAAGGCCGTCTAGTACTGTGTGACGTATTAACCTATGTTGAGCGTTTCGACCCAGAGCTGGTGATCGACACGGCAACACTGACAGGCGCCTGTGTGATTGCCTTAGGCAAACATGCCTCTGGCCTGTTCTCATCACACAACCCTCTGGCACACGAGCTACTCAATGCAGGTGAGCAAAGTGGTGACCGCGCATGGCGCATGCCACTGTGGGATGAGTACCAAGATATGCTCGATAGCCCATTTGCCGATATGACCAACTTAGGTGGTCGTCCAGCGGGCGCGATTACCGCGGCTTGTTTCCTGTCTCGTTTCGCCAAGAAGTACAACTGGGCTCACTTAGATGTGGCGGGTACTGCCTGGAACAGCGGCGCGAATAAAGGTTCAACTGGTCGCCCTGTGCCCATTCTGACTCAGTTCCTGATCAATCGTGCTGGCGTAGAATTAGGCGAATAA
- a CDS encoding GNAT family N-acetyltransferase, protein MLLRAITPEDWDAILQIQEECYSQLDPEPLHVLQSKWHVSPQSCFVFEVNESVVGYCLAHPWTTNMPPALYEPITQLPKADTLYLHDIAISVKAQGLGAGSKALMRLKQLADRFNLSSLSLVAVQGADSYWRKMGFKPKAIEKCLGSYTDDAMYMIYKLNHREE, encoded by the coding sequence ATGTTACTGCGTGCAATCACCCCAGAGGATTGGGATGCTATTTTACAGATCCAGGAAGAATGCTACTCCCAACTGGATCCTGAACCCCTGCATGTATTGCAAAGCAAGTGGCACGTCTCACCTCAATCCTGCTTTGTGTTTGAGGTGAATGAGTCGGTGGTGGGCTATTGCCTCGCCCACCCTTGGACCACCAATATGCCTCCCGCACTGTATGAGCCCATCACTCAGTTACCTAAGGCCGATACCTTGTATCTGCACGATATTGCCATCTCGGTAAAGGCCCAAGGTTTAGGCGCGGGCTCCAAGGCCCTAATGCGTTTAAAGCAGCTCGCAGATCGTTTTAACTTGAGCTCCCTCTCTCTGGTCGCGGTACAAGGTGCCGATAGCTACTGGCGTAAAATGGGCTTTAAACCTAAGGCCATAGAGAAATGCCTTGGCAGCTATACCGACGATGCAATGTATATGATTTATAAGCTTAATCATCGAGAAGAATGA
- the lptG gene encoding LPS export ABC transporter permease LptG: MKILDLYIARVLLSTSALCLLVLTGLSGIIKWVDQLRLVGRGSYTMMDAGIYVLFLVPRDIEMFFPMAVLLGALIGMGMLASNSELVVMQASGMSRLQITLSAMKTAVPLMLMVMALGEWGAPVAEQKANELQAIKLSGGSLIKSHRGIWAKDGDLFVNIGEVADIDKLNNITLYKFNSELKLTNVVHAKSALFSKDSWHLMDVKRTDLSYDEVKLEHLDEDIWRSSLTPDKLSVVSVKPEALSIRGLMGYLDYLKNNSQDPSRYELALWRKVMQPVTVGVMMLVALSFVFGPLRTVTMGARVLLGVVAGFSFYISNEIFGPMSMVYELPAYVGAIAPSLLFTGIAFYFIRR, from the coding sequence ATGAAGATTTTAGACCTTTATATCGCCAGAGTTTTATTAAGCACTTCGGCGCTGTGTTTGCTGGTGCTGACGGGCTTGTCGGGCATCATTAAGTGGGTTGACCAGCTGCGTTTAGTGGGGCGTGGTTCCTACACTATGATGGATGCGGGCATTTATGTGTTATTCCTCGTGCCTCGCGATATTGAAATGTTTTTCCCTATGGCGGTGCTGCTAGGCGCGCTGATCGGCATGGGGATGCTGGCCTCGAACTCTGAGCTAGTAGTGATGCAAGCCTCAGGGATGTCGCGGTTGCAGATCACCTTATCTGCGATGAAAACCGCAGTGCCATTGATGTTGATGGTGATGGCATTGGGTGAGTGGGGCGCGCCAGTGGCCGAGCAAAAGGCCAATGAACTCCAAGCCATTAAACTGTCCGGCGGTAGTTTGATTAAATCCCACCGAGGCATTTGGGCTAAAGACGGCGATTTGTTCGTGAATATCGGTGAAGTCGCCGATATTGATAAGCTGAATAATATTACTTTGTATAAGTTTAACAGTGAGTTAAAGCTTACGAATGTTGTGCATGCCAAGAGTGCCTTGTTCAGTAAGGACAGCTGGCATCTTATGGATGTAAAGCGTACTGACTTAAGCTATGACGAAGTGAAGCTCGAACACTTAGACGAAGATATTTGGCGCTCAAGCCTCACGCCCGACAAACTCAGCGTAGTATCGGTCAAGCCTGAGGCGTTATCGATTCGCGGCTTAATGGGGTACTTAGATTACCTTAAAAATAACAGCCAAGATCCAAGCCGTTACGAATTAGCCCTCTGGCGTAAGGTGATGCAGCCTGTCACTGTTGGGGTGATGATGCTGGTGGCCTTATCCTTTGTGTTTGGGCCGCTGCGGACCGTGACTATGGGGGCGCGGGTGTTGCTAGGTGTGGTTGCCGGGTTTAGCTTCTATATCAGTAACGAGATCTTTGGTCCCATGAGTATGGTGTATGAGTTACCAGCCTACGTGGGGGCCATCGCGCCGAGTCTGCTATTTACTGGCATTGCCTTCTACTTTATCCGGCGGTGA
- a CDS encoding hybrid-cluster NAD(P)-dependent oxidoreductase, with protein sequence MDTKTMNISTMQNIMPSPVLSSAPASVVGFSQLVCVERWNETADVVSFRFQAGEPMKFDYKPGQFMTLVLEINGEQACRSYTLSSTPSRPYSLMLTIKRVDGGLVSNYLIDHLQPGQTVRVLPPTGQFNLFDIPAKKYLFLSAGCGITPMYSMSRYLTDSQMNADIAFVHSARTQADIIFKTSLETMATRHRDFKLRYIVEDVTADTAWHPEAVLHDVGRLSADNLRDLVPDFAERTVFLCGPEPYMQAVKTILAELNFDMTQLYHESFATAVKEAQSRVKQAEMQAEAPVSGSNSFMLSIGDKKRALTAEQTLLEGIEAEGLPIIAACRSGVCGACKCQVLEGETESTSSMTLTPNEIEAGYVLACSTKLKSDVTLSLT encoded by the coding sequence ATGGATACAAAGACGATGAATATCAGTACTATGCAAAATATCATGCCAAGTCCCGTTTTATCTTCTGCGCCTGCAAGTGTTGTGGGCTTTAGCCAGCTAGTGTGTGTGGAGCGCTGGAACGAAACTGCCGATGTGGTGAGTTTTCGCTTTCAAGCGGGTGAGCCGATGAAGTTTGATTATAAGCCGGGGCAATTTATGACCTTAGTGCTCGAGATCAACGGTGAGCAGGCTTGCCGCAGTTACACCTTGTCCTCAACCCCTTCGAGACCCTATTCCTTAATGTTAACCATTAAGCGAGTCGATGGCGGACTGGTGTCGAATTACTTGATTGACCATTTACAGCCGGGGCAAACGGTACGAGTCCTGCCGCCAACAGGGCAGTTTAATCTGTTTGATATTCCAGCCAAAAAATACCTATTTTTGAGTGCAGGCTGTGGGATCACGCCCATGTATTCGATGTCGCGTTATTTAACCGACAGCCAAATGAATGCTGACATTGCCTTTGTGCACAGCGCTCGTACCCAGGCCGATATTATTTTTAAAACCTCATTAGAGACCATGGCTACGCGCCATCGAGATTTTAAGCTGCGTTATATTGTGGAGGATGTCACCGCTGATACGGCTTGGCATCCCGAGGCGGTATTGCATGATGTCGGCCGTTTAAGTGCCGATAATCTACGAGATTTAGTCCCCGATTTTGCCGAGCGAACCGTGTTTTTGTGCGGGCCAGAGCCTTATATGCAGGCGGTCAAAACGATTCTAGCTGAGCTTAACTTCGATATGACTCAGCTGTATCACGAGAGTTTTGCCACAGCGGTGAAAGAGGCGCAATCCCGCGTAAAACAGGCCGAAATGCAGGCTGAAGCTCCTGTTAGTGGCAGTAACAGCTTTATGTTATCCATTGGTGATAAAAAGCGGGCTTTAACGGCCGAGCAAACTTTACTCGAGGGGATTGAAGCCGAAGGCTTACCTATTATTGCGGCCTGTCGTTCGGGCGTATGCGGCGCGTGCAAATGCCAAGTGCTCGAAGGGGAGACTGAGTCCACAAGTAGCATGACCTTAACACCTAACGAAATCGAAGCCGGATATGTGTTAGCTTGCTCGACTAAACTCAAGTCGGATGTGACGCTATCTTTGACCTGA
- a CDS encoding DUF2960 domain-containing protein produces the protein MARQVTYTFKGETKTIAFSYDKHRDLYEAVAETEGIDLTKFLAMEQQIAMTSRKGAKAEKDYRKVEFARFGFSNIHFVRDEEPEA, from the coding sequence ATGGCGCGTCAAGTGACTTACACCTTCAAAGGTGAGACGAAAACCATCGCCTTTAGTTATGATAAACACCGTGATTTATACGAAGCCGTGGCTGAGACCGAAGGCATAGACTTAACCAAGTTTCTCGCAATGGAACAACAAATTGCCATGACCTCACGCAAAGGTGCCAAGGCTGAAAAAGACTATCGCAAAGTTGAATTTGCGCGCTTTGGTTTTAGCAATATCCACTTTGTACGTGATGAAGAACCCGAGGCCTAA
- the lptF gene encoding LPS export ABC transporter permease LptF produces MIVFRYLIREVLKAQIAVLFVLLTIFISQHFVRILADASDGEFPASLIATLIGLNLPYLVVLVLPLSLFLGILMAHGRMYAENEMVILHGVGVSEWYVTRVTLLLAVINMLFTGYLSLYVAPWAEEQQNQVLEKAQSEAGLAALVQGRFQASPNGRAVLFVERIGKDNDLDKVFVAQLPDPNDEIGLTNVVVAKGGRVLEDQNGSQQLQLNDGVRYQGSPQQKDYQMIEFGGYKMQIKEQQVDERRRKLSALPLTELMKVEGPEAVAEFHWRLAIPLAIPIMTLIAVPLARVNVRQGKFAKMLPAVLLYLGYFGLMVAGRKALQDGVIPQYLGMWWIHLSALIMGILLLGKDRPLFARLSTAMARKKVAA; encoded by the coding sequence GTGATTGTATTTAGATACCTTATTCGAGAAGTTTTAAAGGCGCAAATTGCAGTACTTTTCGTACTGTTAACTATTTTTATTAGCCAGCATTTCGTGCGCATATTGGCCGACGCCTCAGACGGTGAATTTCCTGCTTCTCTTATCGCCACCTTGATAGGTCTCAACTTACCCTATCTTGTTGTTCTCGTTTTACCTTTAAGTTTGTTCCTTGGGATCCTCATGGCCCACGGCCGCATGTATGCCGAGAATGAAATGGTCATTCTCCACGGTGTTGGCGTAAGTGAATGGTATGTTACCCGAGTAACGTTGCTCCTCGCCGTTATCAACATGTTGTTTACTGGCTATTTATCCCTCTATGTTGCGCCTTGGGCGGAGGAGCAACAAAACCAAGTGCTCGAGAAAGCCCAATCCGAGGCGGGTCTTGCCGCATTAGTGCAAGGGCGTTTTCAGGCGAGTCCTAACGGCCGTGCTGTGCTGTTTGTCGAACGTATCGGCAAGGATAACGATCTGGATAAAGTGTTTGTGGCCCAGTTGCCCGACCCAAATGACGAAATTGGTTTAACCAACGTGGTGGTGGCTAAAGGCGGACGGGTACTGGAAGATCAGAACGGCTCGCAGCAATTACAGCTCAATGATGGAGTGCGCTATCAGGGCAGCCCACAACAGAAAGACTACCAGATGATTGAATTTGGTGGCTATAAAATGCAAATCAAAGAGCAACAGGTCGATGAGCGTCGCCGTAAACTCTCTGCCTTACCGCTAACGGAATTGATGAAAGTCGAAGGACCTGAAGCCGTGGCTGAGTTCCATTGGCGTTTAGCGATTCCGCTGGCGATTCCTATCATGACACTTATTGCCGTGCCGCTGGCGCGAGTCAATGTGCGCCAAGGTAAATTTGCCAAAATGCTCCCGGCAGTACTGTTATATCTTGGCTACTTTGGCCTGATGGTCGCGGGACGTAAAGCCTTGCAGGATGGGGTGATCCCACAATATTTAGGCATGTGGTGGATCCATTTGTCGGCACTCATTATGGGGATTTTACTCCTAGGAAAAGACAGACCCTTATTTGCTCGTTTATCGACGGCAATGGCGCGTAAAAAGGTGGCCGCATGA
- a CDS encoding chorismate mutase → MQKPQPLNQTREQITHLDNELLSLLAERRRLSLEVARSKEVDVRPIRDTQREKELLTRLVTAGREKGLDAHYVISLYQSIIEDSVLNQQAYLHGRANPETQKQQYCIAYLGARGSYSYLAASRYCQRRQVEMLDLGCQSFDEIVQAVESGHADYGFLPIENTSSGSINEVYDVLQHTSLSIVGETTIEVSHCLLGKPGSKLSDIKTVYAHPQPISQCSRYLSQHKDLRLEYCSSSAEAMEKVNQSIDNSAAAIGSTEGGALYQLESIESGLANQKINQSRFIVVARKAVAVPEQLPAKTTLIMATGQKAGALVEALLVLKAHQLNMSKLESRPIPGTPWEEMFYLDIDANISSEAMQQGLKQLERITRFIKVLGCYPCETVKPTQLSNSQLLIEPSTSKAEVISTVSLDPSPYRFSKTYKAQASEIHCGPFTIGAGHIGAIAKITLSKSLLLESSQAALSAFERRVKQLKEAGFQAVILDGCHSLASAEAIIPKLRQTLHQYDLLCVIAIEQATDMPLATGHADMLFLTGKQMFNQALLTQAGTLPIPLFLERNDMASYEEFMAATEAILSQGNQQLILCDSGIRTYNNANLPTLDLASLIQIKAHSHLPIVINPCYAISEDALPLQTQGIKQLKADGLVLNCPLEEDKANDSLALMTEVVRELYR, encoded by the coding sequence ATGCAAAAACCACAGCCTTTAAATCAAACGCGAGAACAAATTACTCACCTCGACAATGAGCTTCTCTCGTTACTCGCCGAACGTCGACGCCTAAGCCTTGAAGTGGCCCGCAGTAAAGAAGTAGATGTGAGACCCATTCGCGACACCCAAAGGGAAAAAGAACTGCTGACAAGATTAGTCACCGCTGGCCGAGAAAAAGGCTTAGATGCCCATTACGTGATTTCACTTTATCAAAGCATTATCGAAGACTCAGTCCTCAACCAGCAGGCTTATCTCCACGGCCGCGCGAATCCTGAAACGCAAAAACAACAATACTGTATCGCTTACCTTGGCGCCCGCGGTTCCTACTCTTACTTAGCCGCCTCACGCTATTGCCAACGTCGTCAGGTTGAGATGCTCGATTTAGGCTGCCAAAGTTTCGATGAGATTGTCCAAGCGGTTGAGTCAGGCCACGCCGACTATGGCTTTTTGCCAATTGAAAACACTTCGTCCGGCTCAATCAACGAAGTATATGACGTGCTGCAACATACGAGTCTGTCCATCGTAGGCGAGACGACTATCGAAGTCAGCCATTGCCTGTTGGGTAAACCGGGCAGCAAACTGAGTGATATCAAAACCGTCTATGCCCATCCGCAGCCAATTAGTCAGTGCAGCCGTTATCTGAGCCAGCACAAAGACTTAAGACTGGAATATTGCTCAAGCAGCGCCGAAGCAATGGAGAAGGTCAACCAATCTATCGATAATAGCGCTGCAGCAATTGGTAGCACAGAAGGTGGCGCGCTGTACCAACTCGAGTCGATTGAGTCGGGTCTTGCAAACCAAAAGATTAACCAGAGCCGCTTTATCGTTGTGGCTAGAAAAGCCGTAGCCGTACCCGAGCAACTGCCAGCCAAAACCACCCTGATTATGGCCACAGGCCAAAAGGCGGGTGCCTTGGTTGAAGCCCTATTGGTGCTCAAGGCGCATCAGCTCAATATGAGCAAACTCGAATCTCGCCCTATTCCTGGTACGCCGTGGGAAGAAATGTTCTATCTGGATATCGATGCCAATATCTCCAGCGAAGCCATGCAACAAGGGCTCAAGCAGCTCGAGAGGATAACGCGTTTTATCAAAGTATTAGGTTGTTACCCCTGTGAAACCGTCAAACCGACACAACTCAGTAATAGCCAATTACTTATCGAGCCGAGCACCTCAAAAGCGGAAGTGATAAGTACGGTGAGCCTTGATCCATCGCCCTATCGTTTCAGTAAGACGTACAAAGCGCAGGCGAGTGAAATTCACTGCGGCCCCTTTACCATTGGCGCAGGCCATATTGGTGCCATTGCCAAGATTACGCTGAGCAAAAGCCTGCTGCTAGAGTCGTCACAGGCCGCCTTATCCGCCTTTGAGCGCAGAGTAAAACAGCTAAAAGAAGCGGGATTTCAAGCGGTAATTTTAGACGGATGCCACTCACTTGCCTCGGCCGAAGCTATCATCCCTAAGCTTCGCCAAACCCTTCATCAGTATGATTTGCTTTGTGTTATTGCCATTGAACAGGCGACGGATATGCCATTAGCAACAGGCCATGCTGACATGTTGTTCTTAACGGGCAAGCAAATGTTTAATCAGGCTTTGCTGACTCAGGCAGGCACCTTGCCGATCCCGCTATTCCTCGAACGTAACGATATGGCAAGTTATGAGGAGTTTATGGCGGCAACGGAGGCGATTTTAAGCCAAGGTAACCAACAGCTTATCCTATGTGACTCCGGCATTCGAACCTATAACAATGCCAACTTACCCACCTTGGATTTAGCAAGCCTCATCCAAATTAAGGCCCACAGTCATCTCCCCATAGTGATTAACCCTTGTTATGCCATCAGCGAAGATGCGCTGCCACTGCAAACTCAAGGAATTAAACAGCTAAAAGCCGATGGGCTAGTGCTGAATTGCCCCCTCGAAGAAGATAAAGCAAATGATTCATTAGCATTGATGACCGAAGTCGTCAGGGAGTTATATCGTTAA